One part of the Bombus terrestris chromosome 13, iyBomTerr1.2, whole genome shotgun sequence genome encodes these proteins:
- the LOC100651096 gene encoding forkhead box protein P1 isoform X5: MLEPRWRPVQGHIGENPFDNGSWGKEQFQPSTVPWQLNPRGHARPSDDGIMDHDTDGDGAINLSTSQRPSAATTPNGDTPSYGQDQQDNDQATSLFAALKQQQQQPRDSIPSSRERENRERDRLSVRSRENNRNEIGGGVTEQSQQPQQPQQQQQQQELTIEYQSNGKLSPAGHTVTAAPMTQQKQPIITQQSQQPSSGAPGPQPSPHQSPQAPQRGSPPNPSQGPPPGGPPGAPPSQNPPQMMLSPASGIHQMQQLLQQHILSPTQLQSFMQQHSLYLQQQQQQHHQDSSSEHASNQERFGYFSSLKDHQHQFAELGRKKLEQAIQQLQEQLQLNVIQQTHLLQTADKKKASAPLQQLALQQQRLIQQLQITQSQYLLQQGLGLQGHNPSSGLQPGEGLPMWKSDTSDGPETHQNSNVPKSVAGLNVSSRRSEMNGTTPLDEKPLDVSSNDKVHPLYGHGVCKWPGCEVICEDYQAFLKHLNTEHTLDDRSTAQARVQMQVVSQLEIQLQKERDRLTAMMHHLHVAKQMASPEPPKSSESSTGSSIPKLNLSTALMSQPPPNFGVSQVSPVSMSALVSAVRSPAGGQLPPSAGGAPMPPIPNMSNMSGMPPLPNMPGSMPTMPTMPSMAGPIRRRISDKSALSLAGGLPYMLERAGLDVQQEIQRNREFYKNADVRPPFTYASLIRQSIIESPEKQLTLNEIYNWFQNTFCYFRRNAATWKNAIRTNLSLHKCFVRYEDDFGSFWMVDDAEFVKRRHLSRGRPRKYDPTPSPTPPHLSAQGVPSKSPTLTHSPTMYGDALNANLQYFQAALGDSNMGFLNNSMCTSTTTSPDKEHVLAHNDLMSPLDEPAVHIKQEGQSPEGGKLTRLIKRELVDAPTEQEGEEDQVDEREYPESHGHDSGQDEDMAEDLSMAPDIMTPEDQIEA, translated from the exons GCTACTTCGCTGTTTGCAGCCCTgaagcagcagcaacagcaaccaCGCGACAGTATTCCCTCGTCGAGGGAACGCGAGAACCGAGAACGAGATCGGCTGTCGGTACGTAGCCGCGAGAACAACCGGAACGAGATAGGTGGCGGCGTGACCGAACAATCGCAGCAACCACAACAGccacagcaacagcagcagcaacaggaACTCACGATCGAGTATCAGAGCAATGGAAAGCTCAGTCCCGCTGGACACACAGTGACAGCAGCACCCATGACCCAGCAAAAGCAACCTATCATTACGCAGCAATCGCAACAGCCGAGTTCGGGGGCGCCTGGTCCCCAACCGAGTCCTCATCAAAGTCCACAGGCCCCTCAGAGGGGTTCGCCGCCGAATCCTTCGCAAGGTCCTCCACCAGGAGGGCCGCCAGGGGCACCACCCTCGCAAAACCCCCCGCAAATGATGCTCAGCCCGGCTAGCGGCATCCATCAGATGCAACAGCTGCTCCAACAACACATACTCAGCCCTACTCAACTGCAATCATTCATGCAGCAACACTCACTCTATttgcagcaacaacaacagcaacatcaTCAG GACTCTTCGTCGGAGCATGCGTCCAATCAGGAACGATTCGGCTACTTTTCGTCTCTAAAGGAC CATCAACACCAGTTTGCGGAGCTAGGCAGGAAGAAGTTGGAGCAGGCGATACAGCAACTGCAGGAACAATTGCAGCTTAATGTCATTCAACAGACGCATTTGCTACAAACGGCTGACAAAAAGAAGGCGTCTGCGCCGCTTCAACAACTGGCGCTTCAACAGCAACGCCTCATACAGCAGCTACAAATTACGCAGAGCCAATACCTACTTCAACAGGGTCTGGGTCTTCAGGGTCACAATCCTTCTTCAG GTCTTCAACCTGGCGAAGGTCTACCAATGTGGAAATCGGACACATCGGATGGTCCGGAAACCCACCAGAACTCGAACGTTCCAAAATCCGTGGCTGGACTCAATG TGTCGAGTCGGCGGTCGGAGATGAACGGAACCACTCCTCTGGACGAGAAACCGCTGGATGTTTCCTCCAACGACAAGGTTCATCCCCTGTACGGCCATGGGGTCTGCAAGTGGCCAGGCTGTGAAGTTATTTGTGAAGACTATCAAGCATTCCTTAA GCACTTGAACACGGAGCACACGCTGGACGACAGATCTACGGCGCAGGCCAGGGTTCAGATGCAAGTTGTCTCGCAGCTAGAAATTCAGTTGCAGAAGGAACGGGACCGGCTAACCGCCATGATGCATCATCTGCACGTGGCGAAACAAATGGCTTCCCCCGAACCACCAAAGTCCTCCGAGTCATCG ACGGGTTCGAGTATACCAAAGTTAAATCTCTCAACCGCCCTAATGAGCCAACCACCGCCGAACTTCGGCGTCTCTCAAGTGTCTCCAGTCTCGATGTCCGCATTGGTGTCGGCGGTCAGGTCGCCAGCAGGTGGACAGCTGCCACCCTCCGCAGGTGGTGCGCCCATGCCACCTATTCCCAACATGTCGAATATGTCTGGGATGCCACCTTTGCCGAACATGCCAGGTAGCATGCCTACGATGCCAACGATGCCGAGCATGGCAGGGCCCATCAGACGACGTATCAGTGATAAATCCGCTCTTTCCTTGGCAGGAG GGCTGCCCTACATGCTGGAGCGTGCTGGCCTTGACGTCCAACAAG AAATTCAACGAAATAGGGAATTTTACAAGAACGCCGATGTCAGACCGCCGTTCACGTATGCATCATTAATCAGACAG TCGATCATCGAGTCGCCGGAGAAACAATTGACGCTGAACGAGATCTACAACTGGTTTCAAAACACATTCTGCTACTTCCGGCGCAACGCAGCAACGTGGAAG AACGCGATCCGCACCAATCTATCATTGCACAAGTGTTTTGTGCGCTATGAGGACGACTTCGGGTCATTCTGGATGGTGGACGACGCCGAGTTCGTAAAGCGGCGGCATCTGTCCCGCGGCCGCCCCAGGAAATATGACCCAACCCCATCACCCACTCCACCCCACCTCTCCGCACA GGGTGTCCCGTCAAAAAGTCCAACCCTGACGCACAGCCCGACAATGTACGGTGACGCATTAAATGCCAATCTCCAG TATTTCCAGGCGGCACTCGGGGACTCTAATATGGGATTTCTAAACAACTCGATGTGCACGTCGACGACAACAAGTCCCGATAAGGAGCACGTGTTAGCCCATAACGATCTAAT GTCACCGTTGGATGAACCAGCCGTGCACATAAAGCAGGAGGGCCAGAGCCCGGAGGGGGGCAAGCTCACGAGATTAATAAAACGAGAGCTGGTTGACGCGCCGACGGAGCAAGAGGGTGAAGAGGATCAGGTGGACGAGAGGGAGTATCCCGAGAGTCACGGGCACGATTCAGGACAGGACGAAGACATGGCCGAGGACTTGTCGATGGCGCCCGACATAATGACCCCGGAAGATCAGATCGAGGCGTAG
- the LOC100651096 gene encoding forkhead box protein P1 isoform X6, translated as MLEPRWRPVQGHIGENPFDNGSWGKEQFQPSTVPWQLNPRGHARPSDDGIMDHDTDGDGAINLSTSQRPSAATTPNGDTPSYGQDQQDNDQATSLFAALKQQQQQPRDSIPSSRERENRERDRLSVRSRENNRNEIGGGVTEQSQQPQQPQQQQQQQELTIEYQSNGKLSPAGHTVTAAPMTQQKQPIITQQSQQPSSGAPGPQPSPHQSPQAPQRGSPPNPSQGPPPGGPPGAPPSQNPPQMMLSPASGIHQMQQLLQQHILSPTQLQSFMQQHSLYLQQQQQQHHQDSSSEHASNQERFGYFSSLKDHQHQFAELGRKKLEQAIQQLQEQLQLNVIQQTHLLQTADKKKASAPLQQLALQQQRLIQQLQITQSQYLLQQGLGLQGHNPSSGLQPGEGLPMWKSDTSDGPETHQNSNVPKSVAGLNGLLNSTVSSRRSEMNGTTPLDEKPLDVSSNDKVHPLYGHGVCKWPGCEVICEDYQAFLKHLNTEHTLDDRSTAQARVQMQVVSQLEIQLQKERDRLTAMMHHLHVAKQMASPEPPKSSESSTGSSIPKLNLSTALMSQPPPNFGVSQVSPVSMSALVSAVRSPAGGQLPPSAGGAPMPPIPNMSNMSGMPPLPNMPGSMPTMPTMPSMAGPIRRRISDKSALSLAGGLYDEGTVRRRVAVDRSGIDINEEIQRNREFYKNADVRPPFTYASLIRQSIIESPEKQLTLNEIYNWFQNTFCYFRRNAATWKNAVRHNLSLHKCFMRVENVKGAVWTVDEVEFYKRRPQRACSTTGGVPSKSPTLTHSPTMYGDALNANLQYFQAALGDSNMGFLNNSMCTSTTTSPDKEHVLAHNDLMSPLDEPAVHIKQEGQSPEGGKLTRLIKRELVDAPTEQEGEEDQVDEREYPESHGHDSGQDEDMAEDLSMAPDIMTPEDQIEA; from the exons GCTACTTCGCTGTTTGCAGCCCTgaagcagcagcaacagcaaccaCGCGACAGTATTCCCTCGTCGAGGGAACGCGAGAACCGAGAACGAGATCGGCTGTCGGTACGTAGCCGCGAGAACAACCGGAACGAGATAGGTGGCGGCGTGACCGAACAATCGCAGCAACCACAACAGccacagcaacagcagcagcaacaggaACTCACGATCGAGTATCAGAGCAATGGAAAGCTCAGTCCCGCTGGACACACAGTGACAGCAGCACCCATGACCCAGCAAAAGCAACCTATCATTACGCAGCAATCGCAACAGCCGAGTTCGGGGGCGCCTGGTCCCCAACCGAGTCCTCATCAAAGTCCACAGGCCCCTCAGAGGGGTTCGCCGCCGAATCCTTCGCAAGGTCCTCCACCAGGAGGGCCGCCAGGGGCACCACCCTCGCAAAACCCCCCGCAAATGATGCTCAGCCCGGCTAGCGGCATCCATCAGATGCAACAGCTGCTCCAACAACACATACTCAGCCCTACTCAACTGCAATCATTCATGCAGCAACACTCACTCTATttgcagcaacaacaacagcaacatcaTCAG GACTCTTCGTCGGAGCATGCGTCCAATCAGGAACGATTCGGCTACTTTTCGTCTCTAAAGGAC CATCAACACCAGTTTGCGGAGCTAGGCAGGAAGAAGTTGGAGCAGGCGATACAGCAACTGCAGGAACAATTGCAGCTTAATGTCATTCAACAGACGCATTTGCTACAAACGGCTGACAAAAAGAAGGCGTCTGCGCCGCTTCAACAACTGGCGCTTCAACAGCAACGCCTCATACAGCAGCTACAAATTACGCAGAGCCAATACCTACTTCAACAGGGTCTGGGTCTTCAGGGTCACAATCCTTCTTCAG GTCTTCAACCTGGCGAAGGTCTACCAATGTGGAAATCGGACACATCGGATGGTCCGGAAACCCACCAGAACTCGAACGTTCCAAAATCCGTGGCTGGACTCAATG GACTTCTCAATTCGACAGTGTCGAGTCGGCGGTCGGAGATGAACGGAACCACTCCTCTGGACGAGAAACCGCTGGATGTTTCCTCCAACGACAAGGTTCATCCCCTGTACGGCCATGGGGTCTGCAAGTGGCCAGGCTGTGAAGTTATTTGTGAAGACTATCAAGCATTCCTTAA GCACTTGAACACGGAGCACACGCTGGACGACAGATCTACGGCGCAGGCCAGGGTTCAGATGCAAGTTGTCTCGCAGCTAGAAATTCAGTTGCAGAAGGAACGGGACCGGCTAACCGCCATGATGCATCATCTGCACGTGGCGAAACAAATGGCTTCCCCCGAACCACCAAAGTCCTCCGAGTCATCG ACGGGTTCGAGTATACCAAAGTTAAATCTCTCAACCGCCCTAATGAGCCAACCACCGCCGAACTTCGGCGTCTCTCAAGTGTCTCCAGTCTCGATGTCCGCATTGGTGTCGGCGGTCAGGTCGCCAGCAGGTGGACAGCTGCCACCCTCCGCAGGTGGTGCGCCCATGCCACCTATTCCCAACATGTCGAATATGTCTGGGATGCCACCTTTGCCGAACATGCCAGGTAGCATGCCTACGATGCCAACGATGCCGAGCATGGCAGGGCCCATCAGACGACGTATCAGTGATAAATCCGCTCTTTCCTTGGCAGGAG GACTGTATGACGAGGGCACTGTAAGGCGCAGAGTAGCCGTCGATAGATCTGGAATAGATATTAACGAAG AAATTCAACGAAATAGGGAATTTTACAAGAACGCCGATGTCAGACCGCCGTTCACGTATGCATCATTAATCAGACAG TCGATCATCGAGTCGCCGGAGAAACAATTGACGCTGAACGAGATCTACAACTGGTTTCAAAACACATTCTGCTACTTCCGGCGCAACGCAGCAACGTGGAAG AACGCAGTGCGACACAACCTGTCTCTCCACAAATGTTTCATGCGAGTCGAAAACGTGAAAGGCGCCGTATGGACGGTGGACGAAGTGGAGTTTTACAAGAGACGTCCTCAACGCGCTTGCAGCACGACCGG GGGTGTCCCGTCAAAAAGTCCAACCCTGACGCACAGCCCGACAATGTACGGTGACGCATTAAATGCCAATCTCCAG TATTTCCAGGCGGCACTCGGGGACTCTAATATGGGATTTCTAAACAACTCGATGTGCACGTCGACGACAACAAGTCCCGATAAGGAGCACGTGTTAGCCCATAACGATCTAAT GTCACCGTTGGATGAACCAGCCGTGCACATAAAGCAGGAGGGCCAGAGCCCGGAGGGGGGCAAGCTCACGAGATTAATAAAACGAGAGCTGGTTGACGCGCCGACGGAGCAAGAGGGTGAAGAGGATCAGGTGGACGAGAGGGAGTATCCCGAGAGTCACGGGCACGATTCAGGACAGGACGAAGACATGGCCGAGGACTTGTCGATGGCGCCCGACATAATGACCCCGGAAGATCAGATCGAGGCGTAG
- the LOC100651096 gene encoding forkhead box protein P1 isoform X10, producing the protein MLEPRWRPVQGHIGENPFDNGSWGKEQFQPSTVPWQLNPRGHARPSDDGIMDHDTDGDGAINLSTSQRPSAATTPNGDTPSYGQDQQDNDQATSLFAALKQQQQQPRDSIPSSRERENRERDRLSVRSRENNRNEIGGGVTEQSQQPQQPQQQQQQQELTIEYQSNGKLSPAGHTVTAAPMTQQKQPIITQQSQQPSSGAPGPQPSPHQSPQAPQRGSPPNPSQGPPPGGPPGAPPSQNPPQMMLSPASGIHQMQQLLQQHILSPTQLQSFMQQHSLYLQQQQQQHHQDSSSEHASNQERFGYFSSLKDHQHQFAELGRKKLEQAIQQLQEQLQLNVIQQTHLLQTADKKKASAPLQQLALQQQRLIQQLQITQSQYLLQQGLGLQGHNPSSGLQPGEGLPMWKSDTSDGPETHQNSNVPKSVAGLNGLLNSTVSSRRSEMNGTTPLDEKPLDVSSNDKVHPLYGHGVCKWPGCEVICEDYQAFLKHLNTEHTLDDRSTAQARVQMQVVSQLEIQLQKERDRLTAMMHHLHVAKQMASPEPPKSSESSTGSSIPKLNLSTALMSQPPPNFGVSQVSPVSMSALVSAVRSPAGGQLPPSAGGAPMPPIPNMSNMSGMPPLPNMPGSMPTMPTMPSMAGPIRRRISDKSALSLAGEIQRNREFYKNADVRPPFTYASLIRQSIIESPEKQLTLNEIYNWFQNTFCYFRRNAATWKNAIRTNLSLHKCFVRYEDDFGSFWMVDDAEFVKRRHLSRGRPRKYDPTPSPTPPHLSAQGVPSKSPTLTHSPTMYGDALNANLQYFQAALGDSNMGFLNNSMCTSTTTSPDKEHVLAHNDLMSPLDEPAVHIKQEGQSPEGGKLTRLIKRELVDAPTEQEGEEDQVDEREYPESHGHDSGQDEDMAEDLSMAPDIMTPEDQIEA; encoded by the exons GCTACTTCGCTGTTTGCAGCCCTgaagcagcagcaacagcaaccaCGCGACAGTATTCCCTCGTCGAGGGAACGCGAGAACCGAGAACGAGATCGGCTGTCGGTACGTAGCCGCGAGAACAACCGGAACGAGATAGGTGGCGGCGTGACCGAACAATCGCAGCAACCACAACAGccacagcaacagcagcagcaacaggaACTCACGATCGAGTATCAGAGCAATGGAAAGCTCAGTCCCGCTGGACACACAGTGACAGCAGCACCCATGACCCAGCAAAAGCAACCTATCATTACGCAGCAATCGCAACAGCCGAGTTCGGGGGCGCCTGGTCCCCAACCGAGTCCTCATCAAAGTCCACAGGCCCCTCAGAGGGGTTCGCCGCCGAATCCTTCGCAAGGTCCTCCACCAGGAGGGCCGCCAGGGGCACCACCCTCGCAAAACCCCCCGCAAATGATGCTCAGCCCGGCTAGCGGCATCCATCAGATGCAACAGCTGCTCCAACAACACATACTCAGCCCTACTCAACTGCAATCATTCATGCAGCAACACTCACTCTATttgcagcaacaacaacagcaacatcaTCAG GACTCTTCGTCGGAGCATGCGTCCAATCAGGAACGATTCGGCTACTTTTCGTCTCTAAAGGAC CATCAACACCAGTTTGCGGAGCTAGGCAGGAAGAAGTTGGAGCAGGCGATACAGCAACTGCAGGAACAATTGCAGCTTAATGTCATTCAACAGACGCATTTGCTACAAACGGCTGACAAAAAGAAGGCGTCTGCGCCGCTTCAACAACTGGCGCTTCAACAGCAACGCCTCATACAGCAGCTACAAATTACGCAGAGCCAATACCTACTTCAACAGGGTCTGGGTCTTCAGGGTCACAATCCTTCTTCAG GTCTTCAACCTGGCGAAGGTCTACCAATGTGGAAATCGGACACATCGGATGGTCCGGAAACCCACCAGAACTCGAACGTTCCAAAATCCGTGGCTGGACTCAATG GACTTCTCAATTCGACAGTGTCGAGTCGGCGGTCGGAGATGAACGGAACCACTCCTCTGGACGAGAAACCGCTGGATGTTTCCTCCAACGACAAGGTTCATCCCCTGTACGGCCATGGGGTCTGCAAGTGGCCAGGCTGTGAAGTTATTTGTGAAGACTATCAAGCATTCCTTAA GCACTTGAACACGGAGCACACGCTGGACGACAGATCTACGGCGCAGGCCAGGGTTCAGATGCAAGTTGTCTCGCAGCTAGAAATTCAGTTGCAGAAGGAACGGGACCGGCTAACCGCCATGATGCATCATCTGCACGTGGCGAAACAAATGGCTTCCCCCGAACCACCAAAGTCCTCCGAGTCATCG ACGGGTTCGAGTATACCAAAGTTAAATCTCTCAACCGCCCTAATGAGCCAACCACCGCCGAACTTCGGCGTCTCTCAAGTGTCTCCAGTCTCGATGTCCGCATTGGTGTCGGCGGTCAGGTCGCCAGCAGGTGGACAGCTGCCACCCTCCGCAGGTGGTGCGCCCATGCCACCTATTCCCAACATGTCGAATATGTCTGGGATGCCACCTTTGCCGAACATGCCAGGTAGCATGCCTACGATGCCAACGATGCCGAGCATGGCAGGGCCCATCAGACGACGTATCAGTGATAAATCCGCTCTTTCCTTGGCAGGAG AAATTCAACGAAATAGGGAATTTTACAAGAACGCCGATGTCAGACCGCCGTTCACGTATGCATCATTAATCAGACAG TCGATCATCGAGTCGCCGGAGAAACAATTGACGCTGAACGAGATCTACAACTGGTTTCAAAACACATTCTGCTACTTCCGGCGCAACGCAGCAACGTGGAAG AACGCGATCCGCACCAATCTATCATTGCACAAGTGTTTTGTGCGCTATGAGGACGACTTCGGGTCATTCTGGATGGTGGACGACGCCGAGTTCGTAAAGCGGCGGCATCTGTCCCGCGGCCGCCCCAGGAAATATGACCCAACCCCATCACCCACTCCACCCCACCTCTCCGCACA GGGTGTCCCGTCAAAAAGTCCAACCCTGACGCACAGCCCGACAATGTACGGTGACGCATTAAATGCCAATCTCCAG TATTTCCAGGCGGCACTCGGGGACTCTAATATGGGATTTCTAAACAACTCGATGTGCACGTCGACGACAACAAGTCCCGATAAGGAGCACGTGTTAGCCCATAACGATCTAAT GTCACCGTTGGATGAACCAGCCGTGCACATAAAGCAGGAGGGCCAGAGCCCGGAGGGGGGCAAGCTCACGAGATTAATAAAACGAGAGCTGGTTGACGCGCCGACGGAGCAAGAGGGTGAAGAGGATCAGGTGGACGAGAGGGAGTATCCCGAGAGTCACGGGCACGATTCAGGACAGGACGAAGACATGGCCGAGGACTTGTCGATGGCGCCCGACATAATGACCCCGGAAGATCAGATCGAGGCGTAG
- the LOC100651096 gene encoding forkhead box protein P1 isoform X4, giving the protein MLEPRWRPVQGHIGENPFDNGSWGKEQFQPSTVPWQLNPRGHARPSDDGIMDHDTDGDGAINLSTSQRPSAATTPNGDTPSYGQDQQDNDQATSLFAALKQQQQQPRDSIPSSRERENRERDRLSVRSRENNRNEIGGGVTEQSQQPQQPQQQQQQQELTIEYQSNGKLSPAGHTVTAAPMTQQKQPIITQQSQQPSSGAPGPQPSPHQSPQAPQRGSPPNPSQGPPPGGPPGAPPSQNPPQMMLSPASGIHQMQQLLQQHILSPTQLQSFMQQHSLYLQQQQQQHHQDSSSEHASNQERFGYFSSLKDHQHQFAELGRKKLEQAIQQLQEQLQLNVIQQTHLLQTADKKKASAPLQQLALQQQRLIQQLQITQSQYLLQQGLGLQGHNPSSGLQPGEGLPMWKSDTSDGPETHQNSNVPKSVAGLNGLLNSTVSSRRSEMNGTTPLDEKPLDVSSNDKVHPLYGHGVCKWPGCEVICEDYQAFLKHLNTEHTLDDRSTAQARVQMQVVSQLEIQLQKERDRLTAMMHHLHVAKQMASPEPPKSSESSTGSSIPKLNLSTALMSQPPPNFGVSQVSPVSMSALVSAVRSPAGGQLPPSAGGAPMPPIPNMSNMSGMPPLPNMPGSMPTMPTMPSMAGPIRRRISDKSALSLAGGLPYMLERAGLDVQQEIQRNREFYKNADVRPPFTYASLIRQSIIESPEKQLTLNEIYNWFQNTFCYFRRNAATWKNAIRTNLSLHKCFVRYEDDFGSFWMVDDAEFVKRRHLSRGRPRKYDPTPSPTPPHLSAQGVPSKSPTLTHSPTMYGDALNANLQYFQAALGDSNMGFLNNSMCTSTTTSPDKEHVLAHNDLMSPLDEPAVHIKQEGQSPEGGKLTRLIKRELVDAPTEQEGEEDQVDEREYPESHGHDSGQDEDMAEDLSMAPDIMTPEDQIEA; this is encoded by the exons GCTACTTCGCTGTTTGCAGCCCTgaagcagcagcaacagcaaccaCGCGACAGTATTCCCTCGTCGAGGGAACGCGAGAACCGAGAACGAGATCGGCTGTCGGTACGTAGCCGCGAGAACAACCGGAACGAGATAGGTGGCGGCGTGACCGAACAATCGCAGCAACCACAACAGccacagcaacagcagcagcaacaggaACTCACGATCGAGTATCAGAGCAATGGAAAGCTCAGTCCCGCTGGACACACAGTGACAGCAGCACCCATGACCCAGCAAAAGCAACCTATCATTACGCAGCAATCGCAACAGCCGAGTTCGGGGGCGCCTGGTCCCCAACCGAGTCCTCATCAAAGTCCACAGGCCCCTCAGAGGGGTTCGCCGCCGAATCCTTCGCAAGGTCCTCCACCAGGAGGGCCGCCAGGGGCACCACCCTCGCAAAACCCCCCGCAAATGATGCTCAGCCCGGCTAGCGGCATCCATCAGATGCAACAGCTGCTCCAACAACACATACTCAGCCCTACTCAACTGCAATCATTCATGCAGCAACACTCACTCTATttgcagcaacaacaacagcaacatcaTCAG GACTCTTCGTCGGAGCATGCGTCCAATCAGGAACGATTCGGCTACTTTTCGTCTCTAAAGGAC CATCAACACCAGTTTGCGGAGCTAGGCAGGAAGAAGTTGGAGCAGGCGATACAGCAACTGCAGGAACAATTGCAGCTTAATGTCATTCAACAGACGCATTTGCTACAAACGGCTGACAAAAAGAAGGCGTCTGCGCCGCTTCAACAACTGGCGCTTCAACAGCAACGCCTCATACAGCAGCTACAAATTACGCAGAGCCAATACCTACTTCAACAGGGTCTGGGTCTTCAGGGTCACAATCCTTCTTCAG GTCTTCAACCTGGCGAAGGTCTACCAATGTGGAAATCGGACACATCGGATGGTCCGGAAACCCACCAGAACTCGAACGTTCCAAAATCCGTGGCTGGACTCAATG GACTTCTCAATTCGACAGTGTCGAGTCGGCGGTCGGAGATGAACGGAACCACTCCTCTGGACGAGAAACCGCTGGATGTTTCCTCCAACGACAAGGTTCATCCCCTGTACGGCCATGGGGTCTGCAAGTGGCCAGGCTGTGAAGTTATTTGTGAAGACTATCAAGCATTCCTTAA GCACTTGAACACGGAGCACACGCTGGACGACAGATCTACGGCGCAGGCCAGGGTTCAGATGCAAGTTGTCTCGCAGCTAGAAATTCAGTTGCAGAAGGAACGGGACCGGCTAACCGCCATGATGCATCATCTGCACGTGGCGAAACAAATGGCTTCCCCCGAACCACCAAAGTCCTCCGAGTCATCG ACGGGTTCGAGTATACCAAAGTTAAATCTCTCAACCGCCCTAATGAGCCAACCACCGCCGAACTTCGGCGTCTCTCAAGTGTCTCCAGTCTCGATGTCCGCATTGGTGTCGGCGGTCAGGTCGCCAGCAGGTGGACAGCTGCCACCCTCCGCAGGTGGTGCGCCCATGCCACCTATTCCCAACATGTCGAATATGTCTGGGATGCCACCTTTGCCGAACATGCCAGGTAGCATGCCTACGATGCCAACGATGCCGAGCATGGCAGGGCCCATCAGACGACGTATCAGTGATAAATCCGCTCTTTCCTTGGCAGGAG GGCTGCCCTACATGCTGGAGCGTGCTGGCCTTGACGTCCAACAAG AAATTCAACGAAATAGGGAATTTTACAAGAACGCCGATGTCAGACCGCCGTTCACGTATGCATCATTAATCAGACAG TCGATCATCGAGTCGCCGGAGAAACAATTGACGCTGAACGAGATCTACAACTGGTTTCAAAACACATTCTGCTACTTCCGGCGCAACGCAGCAACGTGGAAG AACGCGATCCGCACCAATCTATCATTGCACAAGTGTTTTGTGCGCTATGAGGACGACTTCGGGTCATTCTGGATGGTGGACGACGCCGAGTTCGTAAAGCGGCGGCATCTGTCCCGCGGCCGCCCCAGGAAATATGACCCAACCCCATCACCCACTCCACCCCACCTCTCCGCACA GGGTGTCCCGTCAAAAAGTCCAACCCTGACGCACAGCCCGACAATGTACGGTGACGCATTAAATGCCAATCTCCAG TATTTCCAGGCGGCACTCGGGGACTCTAATATGGGATTTCTAAACAACTCGATGTGCACGTCGACGACAACAAGTCCCGATAAGGAGCACGTGTTAGCCCATAACGATCTAAT GTCACCGTTGGATGAACCAGCCGTGCACATAAAGCAGGAGGGCCAGAGCCCGGAGGGGGGCAAGCTCACGAGATTAATAAAACGAGAGCTGGTTGACGCGCCGACGGAGCAAGAGGGTGAAGAGGATCAGGTGGACGAGAGGGAGTATCCCGAGAGTCACGGGCACGATTCAGGACAGGACGAAGACATGGCCGAGGACTTGTCGATGGCGCCCGACATAATGACCCCGGAAGATCAGATCGAGGCGTAG